AAGATAACTTCATCAATTTCAGATAATGAAAGTCCTGCATCTGAAAGTGCTTGACGAACTGGAGTCTTAGTACGTTCGACAAGATCACGTGTTAAATCATCAAATTTTGCACGTGAAAGACTCATTTCCAAGTGAAGAGGACCTGCGCTACCAGCAGTAATAAATGGTAAGCTGATTTGTGTTTGTGTTACACCTGAAAGATCTTTTTTAGCTTTTTCTGCTGCATCTTTCAAACGTTGTAGAGCCATTTTATCAGTTGATAAGTCAATGCCGTTTTCTTTTTTGAATTCTTCGACTAACCAATCAATGATTTTTTGGTCAAAGTCATCACCACCAAGTTTGTTATCACCAGCAGTTGCAAGAACATCAAAGACACCATCACCTAATTCAAGAATTGAAACGTCAAAGGTACCACCACCAAGGTCAAAAACTAAGATTTTTTCATCTTTATCTGTTTTGTCTAGACCATAAGCAAGTGCAGCTGCTGTTGGTTCGTTTACAATACGTTCTACTTCAAGACCTGCAATTTTACCAGCATCTTTTGTTGCTTGACGTTGTGCATCGTTAAAGTAAGCTGGTACTGTGATAACAGCTTTAGTTACTTTTTCACCTAAATAATCTTCAGCATAACCTTTGATATATTGAAGAATCATCGCTGAAATTTCTTGTGGTGTGTATTCTTTGCCATTAGCAGAAGCTTTTTCAGATGTTCCCATTTTTGATTTAATAGAAATGATTGTTTCTGGATTTGTTACTGCTTGACGTTTTGCGGCATCACCAACAATGATTTCACCATTTTTGAATGATACTACTGAAGGTGTTGTACGGTTACCTTCTGGGTTTGCAATAATTTTACTTTCAGTTCCTTCAAGAACTGCTACTGCTGAGTTTGTTGTTCCTAAGTCAATACCAATAATTTTACTCATTTTATGTACCTCTATTTTATTACAGAATAATAGTTTTACGTCATTACGGACAATCCATCTTAATCTTAATTATAAACAACTACCATTGCAGGTCTTAAAATGCGTTCGTGCAACTTATAACCTTTTTGGAAGACTTGAGCTATGCTATCAGCTGGATGGTCCTCATCAGCTGGCATGGTTTGAATAGCCATATGCAAATTATGGTCAAACTCTCCATCAGCTGGAATTTCCTCAATACCTTCAGCTTTTAAAGCAGCAATAAGACTTTCCTGAGTCATTTCTAAGCCTTTTTTAACATCATCTGTGAGACCTTCTACTGCTAAAGCTCTTTCCAAATTATCTAGAGATGGTAAAATAGCCTTCCCTAAATCTTGTGAACGATATTTTTGTAGATTTTGTCTTTCCTCATTTGCACGACGTTGAATGTTTTGCATCTCAGCATGTGCGCGAAGGTATTTATTTTCAAACTCTTCTGCACGTTCATTTGCCATTTCTAATTCAGAACGTTCAGTCGTTTCTTCCTGGATTACTTCTTCAGTTTTTTCTTCAGTAGCCATCTCTTCTACGACTTCTTCAGGAGTAACCTTTTCATTTTCTTTTTTTGACAAATCCTTACCTCCTAGTAGGTATAATTAATTTACTTCATAATGATTGCTATTCAAATAGCGATAATAATCTCTTAACTTGAATGCTAATACACGACCGATAACATTTACTAAACTAACACTCCATTTATAATTCATATCAATTGGACCAATTAAACTTAATAATCCAAAACCACGATAAGGAATTAAAAACTTATGATTCAAGACTGTAAGGTCAGACAATGCTATTTCTTTGTTATCAGCTACTTGAACACTTGCCATTTGATTCGCATCAAGTGAATTTCTCAGTACAAGTGCTAACTGTTGTTCTTGGTCTAAAAACTGGTAAGTTTCTAAACTTGAAAATTCAAGAGCATTAACCTTTCCAGATACAAAAACAGTCTCTTGAAACAGATTATCAAAAATATAATCAAATAAGTCTAAAACATTGTCTGTCACGGAGAAATATTTTTGTAAAATCTGAGGAATCTCAGTTCGCAATTTGTAATGCACTTCCATGACTGTATTTGATTTCAATCGTTCATCTACAATTTCTTTAAGCGTTAACAAATCACGTCTCAAAAAGTTTTTTGGAATAGCAAACTGTACTGTTGTCGGTTTTGAATCGTCTAAAGTTAGCACTGCTAAAGCATCATGATTTGAAAGTTGAACAACATCAAATGCAGTTAATTTTTGTAAAGCTGGTTCCACATCTAAAATAACCGTTGTAAAACCTGTCATTTCAGATAAAATTTGACTTGCTTTTTTCAAAATATCCTCTGGTCTGAATGCTTCAAAATCAAATGCCTTAATGACTTGATAGACATCATCTTCATTCACGCTTTCAAGATTTAGCGAATGATCAACAAAGTACTTAAAACCAGCTGGACTTGGCATCCGTCCACTCGAAGTGTGTGCTTTTTCCAATAAACCTAACTTTTCAAGCTTAGCCATATCATTTCTAATAGTAGCACTACTAGAATCGATACTAGCTTGTAAAGCCTTTGAACCAACAGGCTCATGTGTTTGTGTAAAAAGTTCTATGATTAAGTTAAGAATGTCGTTTTGTCTTTTAGTTATCAAAAGCAATCACATCCTTTCTTTAGCACTCTTTATATCCGACTGCTAAATTATAATTCTATTATACTCCTAAAAAAATGACTGTCAAGAAAAAAACTCAAAAAATTAGCACTCATTTAAAAAGAGTGCTAATTTTTTATTTATCGTATTTTGTTAACCGATTATCATTAATCATAAGTTTTAGTTTATTGGCATAATTGGGATCTGTATTAAATGAATAATATTGAAGTAATTGTGCCGCTTCGCTGTCATCTTTAGCCAACACCAGTTGCTTGTATAAAGCTTTATCAAGATAACGACCTGTTCTTAAAGCATTCAAATAATCAATTGTAGACTCTGTCCAGTTATGATAAACACTAAAACGCATATCTTCATTTGCCCAAGAGCCTGATCGATAAATAGGCGTTTTTAAATCAATATAGTTTTGGTTGGACTTTGTCGGCAATGAATATAGATTATGATATTTACTTGCTAATAAGGTCCTACCATACTGTGATTCCAAGAGTGCTTGTCCAATGATTAAAGAAGGCTTCAATCCATAAGATTTTGCTACTGGTTTAATCTCAGAAGCCATTTTTTTCATAACTTCTTTTTTATTATATGGAACTGGTCGAATCTCAGTAGAAAGTGCTTTTGTGCCATAAAAAAATAAAGGAAGAAAAATAAAGAGTGAAATTAAGGCCATTATAACTTCAAAAACTTTTAACTTAAATCTCGCTCGCATTCATATTACTCCTCATTATTTTTCATAAATACCGGGATCATTGGATGACTAACTAAATTAGATATCACTGACTTTTCCTTCTAAAATCTCTTGTCCACGATAAATATAACTCATATCACCAATTGTTTTTACCGTAAATTTACCATCTTCAAATTCAACAACAGTGATACTACCGTTACCAATATATTGTTTTTCTTGATTGTGATCGATTAACCATAAAAATGTACCAATGGTCATTCCATGACTAACTACAACGGCATTACCGCCACCAGAATTTTGGATAGACAGAGCTATCGCTTCAAAACCATCATAAATACGTTTACTTAATACATCCCAAGGTTCTGCCCAATTAGCTGTATCAACTTGAACAATACTTTCAGCTAATTCAGAATAAGGGACTTCACGCATACTATTTCTATTTTCAAAAGCTTTCGTTCTAGGTAATACACCTAGAAATAGTTCTGAATCATAGGCACCATCTAAACTTCCAAAACACCACTCACGTATACGTTTATCTCTTGTATATGGGAGGAATTCATTTTCCGTTTCTCTTAAAATAATTTCCATGGTTTGCATGGTCCTTCCAGAGTCACTAGAAAAAGCTGCTTTAAACGGGATATTGGCATCTTTTAATCCAATTCCAAGTTGTCTAATACCTTCTTCACCAAATTTTGTTAATGGTGTATCACTCCAACCTTGAGCACGACCAATAGTATTAAACATTGTTTTTCCATGTCTAGCAATATAGAGTCTTGTTTTTGTCATGACGAATCCTCCTCAGTCTCATTTACCATTATATCATACTTGAAAACACTTGCAAAACAATCTGAAAATAATCAATTTTTAAAACTATGAATAGGTGCAGGGATCTGTCCACCCCGTTGAATAAAGGCATTTGATGAGTTTTTATTAACAGACATAACAGGTGCCATGCCTAATAAACCACCAAAATTAATCAGATCTCCTTCCTTCCCTTTCGGAATGATACGGACAGCTGTTGTTTTTTGGTTAATAACACCAATAGCAGCTTCGTCAGCTATCATAGCAGCAATTGTTTCATGCGGTGTTTTTTCTGGGATAGCGATCATATCTAGTCCTACTGAACAAATTGCCGTCATCGCCTCAAGTTTTTCTAGGTTTAAAGAACCATTTTGTACAGCAGCAATCATTCCTTCATCTTCTGAAACAGGAATAAATGCTCCTGAAAGACCTCCAACTTGATTGCAGGCCATAACGCCGCCTTTTTTTACAGCATCATTTAAGAGAGCTAAGGCAGCCGTAGTACCATGTGTTCCTACTGCTTCAAGGCCCATTTCTTCTAAAACCCTGGCAACTGAGTCCCCAACTGCAGGTGTAGGTGCTAAACTTAAATCCACAATTCCAAATTTTACACCTAATCTTTCAGAGGCCATTTGACCTACTAATTGACCAATTCTAGTAATCTTAAAGGCAGTCTTTTTGACAGTTTCTGCAACAACATCAAAACTTTCACCTTTTACCTTCTCTAGTGCTCTTTTGACAACACCTGGACCAGAGACGCCAACATTGATAACAACATCCGCCTCACCAACACCATGAAAAGCACCTGCCATAAAAGGATTGTCTTCGACCGCATTTGCAAATACAACTAATTTAGCTGCACCCATATCTGATAAATCAGCTGTTTCTTTAATAACCTTTCCCATATCAGCAACTGCTGTCATATTGATTCCAGCTTTAGTTGACCCAATATTAACAGAAGCACATACTTTATTGGTTTCTGCTAAAGCTCTAGGAATAGATTGGATAAGAATCTCGTCGCCTTTTTGATAGCCTTTTTGAACTAATGCAGAAAAACCACCAATAAAATCTACTCCAATTTCTTCAGCAGCGGCATCCATAGCTTTTGCAATAGGTGTATAATCGTCCACATTAGTTGCAGCCCCAATCAAAGAAATCGGAGTCACTGATACCCGCTTATTGACAATTGGAATACCCAATTCTGCTGCGATTTGATTACCCACTGTAACTAGATTTGAAGCTTTGTCAACAATTTTACGATAGACTTTATCACAAACCTTATCAATATCAGTATCGATACAATCTAGTAAAGAAATCCCCATTGTAATGGTTCTGATATCAAAATGTTGTTCATCAATCATGTCAATCGTTTCTTTGACCTGTCTAATATCCATTTTTTTCTCCTATAGATTATGCATAGCATCAAATATGGCAGCACTTTGGATATTAATTTTAACATTCAAAGTTTTACCAAATTGAGTTAAATCATCACGCAATGTTGTAAAATCCAAATGATTTTCAGAAGAAACAACCGCCATCATTGTAAAATATTCGTCTAAAACAGTTTGTGAAATATCATCAATATTTAGACCCAACGCTGCAATTTTTCCAGAAACTCCTGCTACTATTCCTTTACTATCTCTTCCTACTACTGTGATAATTGCTTTCATACCATGCCTCCATAATTTTTTTATATTTTAGCATAAAACATTTTAAAAAACTATTTTATTTTCAAAAAAGCTGATTACAGCAATGATTTTGTAATTAAAGGACATATTTTTGTTATCTAAATATTACATAAATTATTTATAATAAGCTTGTAGCCTGAAAAATTTAGAAGATAAGACATCTAATGCTACTTTTGTCGTTTCGACTATATGAAAAAGAGCTAGCTTTTGCTAGCTCTTTTTTAGCGTTTATCAAGAAAATAAGCAACCACTGCTACAACTATTACTGCTCCTAGAATAGATGGAAAAATAGCCATTTTAGCTAAATGTGGTCCCCAATTTCCAAATAGTGCTTGACCTACTGAAGAGCCAATAAGCCCAGCAGCAATATTAGTAATACATCCCATGCGATTATTATTTTCAGTTATTCTACCTGCAATGGAACCAATAATGGCGCCTACAATTAATGACAAAATCATAATGTCTCCTTTATATTTCAATGTCATCTCGAACTATTTTGACAGCTTCTTTGTTAATTACTTTATCTCTTAAACTGATTATTAAAACAGCTGCTAATATTAGTGTCATTCCTAAAAAGTCAATAGGATAAAAATGTTGTTTAATAATTACAATTGCAAAAACAACTGATGCTATCGGCTCGACACATGCTAATAAACTTCCTTTAACAGGACCGACAATTGTAGTTCCCATCAAAAACACGGTATAAGCAAAAACAGTTCCCACCCCAATGATACCAAACAAAGCAAGTATTGTTTTACTATCATATGATACATGGTATTGCCATGATTTGGTAATAATTGGAAAAATAATTCCTGCAATTAACATTCCAAGTCCGATAACACTCAAACTTCCCCATTTTTTTATGAGTTGAGCTGGCAATATAATATAAACAGAATAAGTAAATGCAGATAATAATCCCCAAAAGAGACCTTTAGGTGTCATTGCCATATGTGTGATTTGACCATGTGTCGACATGATTAATGTCCCAGAAATAGCAAAGAGTATTGATAAAAGCTCTGCAAAAGTTGGCAATTGTTTCTTGGTCAGTGATACATAAAGTAAAATGAGAACTGGTGACAGGTATTGTAATACTGTAGCTGTCCCAGCATTAGTAAATTTGATTGCCGACAAAAAAGCAAGTTGATTCATTAACAATCCTAATATACTAAAGATAAAAAGTGTCAATATGTTTTCTTTTTTCTTGATTAGTGATATAAATTTTTCTTTTTGAATGAGAAAAGCTAAAAATGTTATCACAATACCTGAAATCAAGAGTCTCAAAGAAGTCAAAAGATTAACTGCCATCCCGTGTGACATGAGATACTGACCAGATACACTCGAAATACCCCACGCTGTTCCAGCAGATAAAACCAGAAGAGTTCCATATTTAACTTTCATATGCCATCCATTGAGTTTGAGAAAAAATCAGTTTAGACTGATTTTTTAGTCTTTTAATTTAGCTAGTTCTTGTGCTAATAAAGTCAAGGCAACTTGTGGGTTTGCTTGACCTTTTGTCGCCTTCATTAAATAACCTGTAAAAGCTTTATCAGCATTGCGTTTTCCTGCTTTAAAGTCAGCAACTGCAGCTTCATTATCTGCAAAGACTTGATGAATAATAGGAATAAGTACGTCTGGATCTGAAATTTGAACCAGTCCTGCTTTCTCGACATAATCACGCGCAGAACCGCCATTTTTAGCCAAATGCACAAAAACTTTCTTAGCAATTTTAGATGAAATGGTACCATCTTCGATGATAGAAATCATTTCAACTAGATTCTCAGGTGTCAATTCAATTTCTAAAATTGATTTAGATTGACTATTTAAGAATTGTGCGACTTCACCTTGTAACCAATTTGAAACTTGCTTAGCATCACCACCAATTAAAACTGCCTTTTCAAAAAAGTCAGACAAGGCTTTTGTTGCTGTTAATTGCTGTGCATCATAAGCTGATAAGCCTAATTCAGAAACATAACGTTGACGTCTTTGAGCTGGAAATTGCGGCAAATCTTTTCGCATTTCTTCTATCCAAGCATCATCAACTTCAAATAATGGCAGATCAGGTTCTGGGAAATAACGGTAATCAGCCGCACCTTCTTTAACACGCATCAAGATTGTGCCTTTATTTGCTTCATCATAACGGCGTGTTTCTTGACGAATAATACCACCTGAACGCAATAGTTTCGCTTGACGAGCAACTTCAAATTCTAACCCTTTTCGAACATTAGAAAAGGAGTTTAAGTTTTTCAATTCAGTTTTTGTTCCAAATGCTTCTTGTCCGTATGGTCTTAATGACACATTGGCATCAACACGCATTGATCCTTCTTCCATTTTGACATCTGAAATACCAGTATATTGGATAATTTCTTTTAATGCAGTTAGATAAGCATAGGCTTCTTCAGGCGATCTCATATCAGCTTCTGAAACAATCTCAATCAAAGGAACACCTTGACGGTTTAAGTCAACATAAGAATAACCATCTGTTCCATGAGTATTTTTCCCTGCATCCTCTTCAAGATGAGCACGTTCAATTCTAATTTTTTTAGTCGAGCCATCTTCTAAATTGATATCAATCCAACCATCATAACCAATTGGCTCATCAAATTGAGAAATTTGGTAAGCTTTTGGATTGTCAGGATAAAAATAATTTTTGCGGTCAAAGTGCATCTTTTGATGTATAGACATATTTAAAGCCAGAGCAGCTTTAATACCCGCATCAATCACACCTTTATTCATTACAGGAAGTACTCCTGGGAAAGACCAGTCAATGACATTTGTATTGGTATTTGGATTTTCCCCAAAATGAGCTGAAGAAGGTGAGAAAATTTTTGAATTTGTGTTTAATTCAACATGGACTTCTAATCCAATTATCGTTTCAAAATTCATTAGCGTCCTCCTTCAAAAATAATTGGTTGTTGTTTATGATAATCTGTACTTGCCTCAAAAGCAGCAGCAACTTGATAAATGACTTCTTCTGAGTACTTAGGTCCAATTAATTGTAAGCCTACTGGAAGTCCTTCAACAAATCCTGAAGGAATTGAAATTCCAGGTAAACCTGCTAGATTAACCGGTATTGTTAATAAATCAGCTAAATACATAGCAACCGGGTCATGACTTAATGTATCTAAATCAAATGCAACATTTGGTGTAGTTGGTCCTAAAATTAAATCATAGTCAGCAAATACTTTGTCAAAATCTTGAATAATTAGTGTTCTCACTTGACCTGCTTTTTTAAAGTAAGCATCATAGTAACCTGATGATAAACTGAATGTCCCAAGCATTATACGACGTTTAACTTCATCACCAAATCCTTGACTTCTCGTATTCACATAAATCTCTTCTAAGCTTTTAGCATCATCTGCTCTAAAACCATAACGAATACCATCAAACCGTTGTAAGTTAGATGATGCTTCTGAAGATGCAATGATATAATAAACTGCAACCCCATATTTACTATGTGGAAGACTGACTTCCTCAACTATGGCACCTAATTTTTCAAATGTTTTAGCCGCTTCTAAGATATTTTCTTTGATTTTAGGGTCAATACCTTCACCAAGATATTCTTTTGGTAAGGCAATTTTCATCCCTTTAATATCTTTGCCAATCTTACTAGTATAGTCCCCCACTTCAATAGGTGCAGATGTTGAATCTTTGCTATCTTGGCTGGCAATAACATTTAATAGCTGTGCATTTTCTTTGACAGTCGGAGCAAATGGCCCAATTTGATCTAATGAAGATCCAAACGCAATCAACCCATAACGCGAAACAGAACCATAGGTTGGTTTCAAACCGACAATCCCATTAAAGGCTGCTGGTTGACGAATAGAACCTCCTGTATCAGATCCTAGAGATAAGCGAACTTGTCCTGATGCTACTGCTGTAGCTGAACCACCTGAAGAACCTCCTGGAACTTTTGTTTGATCCCAAGCATTTTTGGTCTTTTTAAAGTAAGATGTTTCTGTTGATCCGCCCATAGCAAACTCATCCATATTGGTTTTCCCAATCAGAATCATTCCTTGGTTTAAAGCATTTTCGACAGCTGTTGCATTAAAAATTGGTTCATAATTATATAACATTTTAGAAGCAGCTGTTGTTAAAATACCAGATGTTGAAATATTATCTTTAACTGCTAAAGGAATTCCACTCATTAGATTTGATGCATCAATTCCAGATTGGTCGATTGCTTCGGCTTGCGCCAACGCTTTTTCTTCAGCAATTGTAATAAAAGAATCAACTAATTCTTCTCTCTTTTTGATATCAGCAAGCGTTTCTTTTGTCAATTCAGTGGCTGAAATTTCCTTTTTTACAAGGAGATCATGTAATTCTTCAATTGTCTTATCATGTAATGACATTATGCATCTCCTCCATCTTCTAAGATTGCTGGAACTTTAATATAATGCCCTTCTTTTTCAGGGACATTTTTAAATAGTAATTTAGGTTCTGTTCCTTTTTCAGCTACATCTTGACGAATAACTGTTTTACGATCAGCCATTGTTGAGGTGATGGCTACGCCTTCTGTGTCTACTTCATTTAAGAGTTCAACCATATCGACTATTTTTGTCAAAGTTGTTGCAAATTCTGTTGTTTCTTTATCAGAAAAAGATAACTTTGATAAATGAGCAACATGGCGAACTTCTTCTTCAGAAATTTTCATTTCGTGTCTCCTTGTATTTCTGCAAGTTCTTATATGTCAATAAAAAGACATAGTCTAGTTTATTATATCACACTTTGATTAATTTAAGCTGGCTCCTTGCCAGATTATATCGAGTGAAATAAAACATTATGAACGAGGAAACATTTCACCCCAAGCTAATGTTCCACCCATAACATCAACAACATTATATCCATGATCTGCTAAAAATTCAGCAGCTTTTCGTGAACGTGTCCCACCTTTACAAACGATGTAGTAGGTATCTTCTTTATCAAGAGACATTTTGTCGTGGTAGACATCACTAAGTGGTATGTTTTTTGCACAAGGGATATGAAAAGAATCATATTCTTCTTTTTCACGAACATCTATTAGATTGATAGCTTCTTTTGCCATTAGTTCGTTTAATGATTTTACTGAAATAGTTTCCATAGTCTATACATCACTTTCTTTGATTTAGACAATGCATTTTGCACCTAAAACTGTTAGCATATGATTAATTGCCCAGTTATGGTCTGTCTCATTTATACTTGCTACTGCACTTGGTGATAGTTCAATTTTATAACCTAGTTGGTAAGCATCAATAGCAGTATGCAAAACACAAATATTCGTCATGACACCTGTTATCATAACCGTATCAATACAACGTTCTCTTAACCTAATATCCAAATCAGTTCCTGAGAATGCAGAATAATGCCTTTTGTCTAACCAGTATATCTGTTCCTTGTTTTTATGTTTTTTATAAAAATCACCTAATTGCCCATAAAGATTTCGACCAGCACTGTGTTTAAGATTATGTGGTGGAAATAAACGAGTCTCTGGATGATAAGTGTCTTTTTCTTCATGACAGTCAATAGCAAAAACAATAAAATCACCAGCATTAAACGCAGCTTCAGTTACTTCAGCTATAGCAGTTTCAATTAATTGAGCTGGTTTTCCAACAGTTAATTTGCCTTCATCTGCTACAAAATCGTAAGTGTAATCAACTGAAATAACAGCTTTCATTTTCATCCTCTTTTCATTCAACTTTTTCAAATTGGAAATAGCATACCTTAATCTAATAAGGGTGTCAAGAAAAATATAACATCAAAAAAGCCTAAAAGTCAGATGCTTTAGGCTTTTTTTATTAGAATTCTTGCAATTTATCGAAGATACCTTCATTGATAACCTTTAGGTAAGTTCCTTTCATACCTAATGAACGACTTTCAATAATACCCGCACTTTCAAGCTTACGTAAGGCATTTACAATCACTGAGCGTGTAATCCCAATACGATCAGCGATAACTGATGCCGTAAGACGTCCTTCATTGCCATCAAGTTCTCCTAAAATAGCTGCTACAGCTTTCATTTCAGAATATGACAAAGTATTGATTGCCATATTAACAGCCGTTTGTTTACGGATGGTTTCTTCAAGGTTTTCAGTTTGAAGATTCAATAGTTGGATACCAACAACGGTACTTGAAATTTCAACAAGAATTAAATCATCATCGCTGAATTCTTTATCATTACGCCAGATGATAAGTGTCCCTAGACGCATACCACCACCGTAAATAGGTGCAATAGTTGTCAAACCATCTGGATAAATATCTTTTGATTCCACTGGAAAGACTGTTAAGTCATTTTCAACAGGTAAATTTGCTTCAGTATCGTAAATGCGACTAGCAGATTTCACATATTCTTCTGGAAATTGTTTGGCTTCGAAAAATTCTTCAACACGATCAGTGTTTGTTTTATATTTCATCGCATAACCTAACAATGCACCACCACCGTTGA
This Streptococcus urinalis 2285-97 DNA region includes the following protein-coding sequences:
- the dnaK gene encoding molecular chaperone DnaK, translated to MSKIIGIDLGTTNSAVAVLEGTESKIIANPEGNRTTPSVVSFKNGEIIVGDAAKRQAVTNPETIISIKSKMGTSEKASANGKEYTPQEISAMILQYIKGYAEDYLGEKVTKAVITVPAYFNDAQRQATKDAGKIAGLEVERIVNEPTAAALAYGLDKTDKDEKILVFDLGGGTFDVSILELGDGVFDVLATAGDNKLGGDDFDQKIIDWLVEEFKKENGIDLSTDKMALQRLKDAAEKAKKDLSGVTQTQISLPFITAGSAGPLHLEMSLSRAKFDDLTRDLVERTKTPVRQALSDAGLSLSEIDEVILVGGSTRIPAVVEAVKAETGKEPNKSVNPDEVVAMGAAIQGGVITGDVKDVVLLDVTPLSLGIETMGGVFTKLIDRNTTIPTSKSQVFSTAADNQPAVDIHVLQGERPMAADNKTLGRFQLTDIPAAPRGIPQIEVTFDIDKNGIVSVKAKDLGTQKEQHIVIQSNSGLTDEEIDKMMKDAEANAEADAKRKEEVDLKNEVDQAIFATEKTIKETEGKGFDTERDAAQSALDELKSAQESGNLEDMKAKLEVLNEKAQALAVKMYEQAAAAQQAAQGAEGAQSTDSSNNGDDVVDGEFTEK
- the grpE gene encoding nucleotide exchange factor GrpE; the encoded protein is MSKKENEKVTPEEVVEEMATEEKTEEVIQEETTERSELEMANERAEEFENKYLRAHAEMQNIQRRANEERQNLQKYRSQDLGKAILPSLDNLERALAVEGLTDDVKKGLEMTQESLIAALKAEGIEEIPADGEFDHNLHMAIQTMPADEDHPADSIAQVFQKGYKLHERILRPAMVVVYN
- the hrcA gene encoding heat-inducible transcriptional repressor HrcA, which translates into the protein MITKRQNDILNLIIELFTQTHEPVGSKALQASIDSSSATIRNDMAKLEKLGLLEKAHTSSGRMPSPAGFKYFVDHSLNLESVNEDDVYQVIKAFDFEAFRPEDILKKASQILSEMTGFTTVILDVEPALQKLTAFDVVQLSNHDALAVLTLDDSKPTTVQFAIPKNFLRRDLLTLKEIVDERLKSNTVMEVHYKLRTEIPQILQKYFSVTDNVLDLFDYIFDNLFQETVFVSGKVNALEFSSLETYQFLDQEQQLALVLRNSLDANQMASVQVADNKEIALSDLTVLNHKFLIPYRGFGLLSLIGPIDMNYKWSVSLVNVIGRVLAFKLRDYYRYLNSNHYEVN
- a CDS encoding glycoside hydrolase family 73 protein, encoding MRARFKLKVFEVIMALISLFIFLPLFFYGTKALSTEIRPVPYNKKEVMKKMASEIKPVAKSYGLKPSLIIGQALLESQYGRTLLASKYHNLYSLPTKSNQNYIDLKTPIYRSGSWANEDMRFSVYHNWTESTIDYLNALRTGRYLDKALYKQLVLAKDDSEAAQLLQYYSFNTDPNYANKLKLMINDNRLTKYDK
- a CDS encoding histidine phosphatase family protein — its product is MTKTRLYIARHGKTMFNTIGRAQGWSDTPLTKFGEEGIRQLGIGLKDANIPFKAAFSSDSGRTMQTMEIILRETENEFLPYTRDKRIREWCFGSLDGAYDSELFLGVLPRTKAFENRNSMREVPYSELAESIVQVDTANWAEPWDVLSKRIYDGFEAIALSIQNSGGGNAVVVSHGMTIGTFLWLIDHNQEKQYIGNGSITVVEFEDGKFTVKTIGDMSYIYRGQEILEGKVSDI
- a CDS encoding PFL family protein, which translates into the protein MDIRQVKETIDMIDEQHFDIRTITMGISLLDCIDTDIDKVCDKVYRKIVDKASNLVTVGNQIAAELGIPIVNKRVSVTPISLIGAATNVDDYTPIAKAMDAAAEEIGVDFIGGFSALVQKGYQKGDEILIQSIPRALAETNKVCASVNIGSTKAGINMTAVADMGKVIKETADLSDMGAAKLVVFANAVEDNPFMAGAFHGVGEADVVINVGVSGPGVVKRALEKVKGESFDVVAETVKKTAFKITRIGQLVGQMASERLGVKFGIVDLSLAPTPAVGDSVARVLEEMGLEAVGTHGTTAALALLNDAVKKGGVMACNQVGGLSGAFIPVSEDEGMIAAVQNGSLNLEKLEAMTAICSVGLDMIAIPEKTPHETIAAMIADEAAIGVINQKTTAVRIIPKGKEGDLINFGGLLGMAPVMSVNKNSSNAFIQRGGQIPAPIHSFKN
- a CDS encoding ACT domain-containing protein — encoded protein: MKAIITVVGRDSKGIVAGVSGKIAALGLNIDDISQTVLDEYFTMMAVVSSENHLDFTTLRDDLTQFGKTLNVKINIQSAAIFDAMHNL
- a CDS encoding GlsB/YeaQ/YmgE family stress response membrane protein, which codes for MILSLIVGAIIGSIAGRITENNNRMGCITNIAAGLIGSSVGQALFGNWGPHLAKMAIFPSILGAVIVVAVVAYFLDKR
- a CDS encoding DMT family transporter, with protein sequence MKVKYGTLLVLSAGTAWGISSVSGQYLMSHGMAVNLLTSLRLLISGIVITFLAFLIQKEKFISLIKKKENILTLFIFSILGLLMNQLAFLSAIKFTNAGTATVLQYLSPVLILLYVSLTKKQLPTFAELLSILFAISGTLIMSTHGQITHMAMTPKGLFWGLLSAFTYSVYIILPAQLIKKWGSLSVIGLGMLIAGIIFPIITKSWQYHVSYDSKTILALFGIIGVGTVFAYTVFLMGTTIVGPVKGSLLACVEPIASVVFAIVIIKQHFYPIDFLGMTLILAAVLIISLRDKVINKEAVKIVRDDIEI
- the gatB gene encoding Asp-tRNA(Asn)/Glu-tRNA(Gln) amidotransferase subunit GatB, whose protein sequence is MNFETIIGLEVHVELNTNSKIFSPSSAHFGENPNTNTNVIDWSFPGVLPVMNKGVIDAGIKAALALNMSIHQKMHFDRKNYFYPDNPKAYQISQFDEPIGYDGWIDINLEDGSTKKIRIERAHLEEDAGKNTHGTDGYSYVDLNRQGVPLIEIVSEADMRSPEEAYAYLTALKEIIQYTGISDVKMEEGSMRVDANVSLRPYGQEAFGTKTELKNLNSFSNVRKGLEFEVARQAKLLRSGGIIRQETRRYDEANKGTILMRVKEGAADYRYFPEPDLPLFEVDDAWIEEMRKDLPQFPAQRRQRYVSELGLSAYDAQQLTATKALSDFFEKAVLIGGDAKQVSNWLQGEVAQFLNSQSKSILEIELTPENLVEMISIIEDGTISSKIAKKVFVHLAKNGGSARDYVEKAGLVQISDPDVLIPIIHQVFADNEAAVADFKAGKRNADKAFTGYLMKATKGQANPQVALTLLAQELAKLKD